The following is a genomic window from Burkholderia cepacia ATCC 25416.
GGAAGCGCGACTGCGCATCGCGCACCGCGATGCCGAGCGCGACGGCGCCCAGCCGCAAGGTCGGCCGCGTCGCGCGGATCGTGCAGCGCTGCGACCGCTCGATCGCGACCCATTGCGGCACGTGCTCGACGATGCGGGCCTCGACACCGAAATGCCGGCGCAGGATCTGCACGAGCCCTTCCGGGTTGCGCGTGTGCCGGACGAGATGGCCGGCATGGAAATAACGCGCATGCGGCGCGAGCGTGTCGGCGTCGGCATGCGCGGCGGGATCGTTGTCGTGCGCCGCGCGCCCGATCAGGCTCGCGACATACCCGTCGAAGCGCGCGCGTTCCGGGCGATCGAGGCTCACCGTCGGCTGCGCGTCGGCCCACGCGCGGTAGAACAGCAGGATCAGCCGGTGATGAAACAGGTCGGCGAACGCCGCAAACGTCGGGTCGTCGTGCTGTGCGGCGCGTTCGTACGCGTATTCGGTCAGGTGTGTCGGCAGCGGCCCGTTCGGGCCGAACAGCCCGAATCCGTGAATGGCAATGCGCGGCGGCACGGTGCCGTCGTCGGTCACGCCGGCGAGCATCGACGCCGCGAACGCGAGCGACGGTTGCTGCCCGAGCCGCACCGGCTCGTCGCGCGGCCGCGTGGCATGGCCGAGCGGCGCGCGGCCGGGCGACAGCGCATCGAGCCAGCGCAACGCCTGGAACAGGTCGTAACCGTGCGGTGCGGCACGCAGGCGCGCCCACCACGCGTCGCGGCGTGCGGCTTCGGTGGCCGTTCCGGCACGCGGAGACATGTCGCGCGTCATATCGCGGGCCGCCTGCCGACACGCGCCGGCCAGTGCGCGAGCGTGCCGCGCTGCGCGCTGGTCAGCACGCATTCGGCGAACGCGTTGATCGACACGTGGCGCGCGAAGAACTGTTCGAGCACCGCGCCGAGCAGGAACGGGCTGTCGCCGGAGAACGCATGGTCGTCGACGGTCACGTCGACCTGCACGCCACGCCCGAACATCAGGGGGCCGGACGCCGGCAGCCGGCGGAACACCGGCGAGAACGCCACGCGCAGCACGCCGTCGATCTGCCGGCGCATCGCGGCATCGGCCGGGTCGGCGTGCAGGCCGAGCAGTTCGCGCAGCGCATGCGCGCCCTCGTCGTCGTCGAGATCGGTCAGCGTGTGACGTGCGAGCCCGAGATGGCGGATCAGCCGCCACGCGGTTTGCGCGTCGGCGATCGGCGGGCGCGGCCGCGACGGGCCGCGGATCGCGACGATGCTGTCGACCGGGGCCGACACGCGCAGCGTGAACGTGTTCGCGTCGCCGGGCGGCTGCAGCAGCACGAGGTCGCGGTTCGTGCACAGCGTGTCGGCCGCCAGGTAGCGCATCGTCTCGTCGTACGGCGCGCACTGGCTGTCGACGAGCGACACGTAGGTCTCGCTGCCGACGTAGCCGGTGCGCGTGCCGTTCGCGCGCGCCTGGGCGGAGACGAGCCGCGGTTCGCGCCGCACCGTGTAGTACGCGCCGTGGTTGCCGTCGTCGCCGGCGAACGACGCGTGAAACGGCCGGAATTCGCGCGACTGGCCGTCGTCGCGCTGCTCGCTCGCGAGGCGCTGCACCGCATAGACCTCGTAGTCGAGCGGCCGGCTGCGATCGACGACGACATGGTGTTCGCGCGCTCCCGGCTGCAACTGAATGCGATCGGCGCGGCGCGCGAACAGGTTCACGGCCGGCGTGCAGTTCAGCGCGAGGTGGCGCGCGCTGACGGCCGCCTCGAGCGCGGCGTCGTGGCGGTCGAACAGCACGGTCAGTTCGAACTCGTCGCCGGTCGCGCGAGCGAGCGCGGCACGCAGCCCGCCGATGCTGAAGAACAGGAAACGCGCCGGAAACGCGAAATACTCGCGCAGGAGCCGGTAACCGTGGAAGCTGCGGCCGTTGTCGGGCAGGATCGCCTGCGCGGGATCGAAACCCTCGTGGACGATCGCGTCGGCATCGAGCGTATGCAGCCAGCGCGGCGGCTGCGCCGGATCGTGGCACACGACGCCGAGCGCATGCGCGGCGATCAGTTCGAGCAGGTGCAGCGCGTCGCGCTCGGGGCCCGCGAGATGGAACGTCAGCCGGTCGAGCGGCAGTTGCGACAGCCTGGCGCCGCCGCGCGCCTTCAGCCGGATGCGCAGCGCACCGCGCACGTCCTGCCGTGCGGCGACGACGCCGCGCGGCAGCCACGACGGTGCGCCGGTGACGCTCGCATCGGTCAGTTCGAGCGGCCACAGCGTCAGGTCGTGCGCGGTGCGGAATTCGCACGCGGTCTGCTCGGACGCGGCCGGCCGCGCACGCAGCGCCGTGCCGGCCGGCAGCCGCCAGCCTTGCGCGAGGCTGCCTTCGTTCAGCATCGGCGCGAACCGCACGATCGCCATCGACGGCAGCGGCGCGACATAGCCGGGATACACGGCATCGAGCAGCGCCTGCGTGAAGCGCGGAAACTCGGCGTCCATCTTCAACTGCACGCGCGCGGTGAGGAAGCTGAAGCCCTCGAGCAGCCGCTCGACGTACGGGTCGGGCGGCCCCGATTCATTGAGCCGCAGCCGCGCGGCCACCTTCGGGAACTGCTGCGCGAATTCGCCGCCGAGCTCGCGCAGGTACGCGAGTTCACGGTTGTAGTAGTCGAGCAGGCGCGTATCCATCGCGTCAGGCTCCCGCCACGGATTGCAGCGACATCGCGCCCGTCTCGAGATCGAGGTCGGAGCGCAGCACGAATTCGAGCGGATGCGGGATCGACCACAGCGTGCCGCGAATCTCGAACAGCAGCACGTTGTGACGCCGTTCACCGGCGCGGCCGCCCGGCGCATCGGTCACGCTGCGGACGTCGATGCTGTCGGGCGCGATGCGCGGCTCGAAGCGCACGATCGCGTCGCGGATCGACGCCTCGACCGACATCCGCTCGACGCCCGACATCGGCTTGCCGACGAGCGGCCGCATCCCGTAGTTGAGCACCGACGCCTGCGCGTGCGCGAACGCCGGCCAGTCGACGAAACCGTCCTCGGCGTTGCGCGTGTTGAGCAGCCACGCGAGATCGCGCAGCACGGCCGCACGCAGGCGTTCGGTGCCGATCCACTGCGCGCC
Proteins encoded in this region:
- the tssG gene encoding type VI secretion system baseplate subunit TssG, whose protein sequence is MSPRAGTATEAARRDAWWARLRAAPHGYDLFQALRWLDALSPGRAPLGHATRPRDEPVRLGQQPSLAFAASMLAGVTDDGTVPPRIAIHGFGLFGPNGPLPTHLTEYAYERAAQHDDPTFAAFADLFHHRLILLFYRAWADAQPTVSLDRPERARFDGYVASLIGRAAHDNDPAAHADADTLAPHARYFHAGHLVRHTRNPEGLVQILRRHFGVEARIVEHVPQWVAIERSQRCTIRATRPTLRLGAVALGIAVRDAQSRFRIVLGPLSLDAYRRFLPGGPHARQLAHWVREYVGIEFDWDVQLELAADAVPAIALGAPQGIGRTAWLGQRLEPGPARDLVVRYDVRRAGAPLHRETA
- the tssF gene encoding type VI secretion system baseplate subunit TssF produces the protein MDTRLLDYYNRELAYLRELGGEFAQQFPKVAARLRLNESGPPDPYVERLLEGFSFLTARVQLKMDAEFPRFTQALLDAVYPGYVAPLPSMAIVRFAPMLNEGSLAQGWRLPAGTALRARPAASEQTACEFRTAHDLTLWPLELTDASVTGAPSWLPRGVVAARQDVRGALRIRLKARGGARLSQLPLDRLTFHLAGPERDALHLLELIAAHALGVVCHDPAQPPRWLHTLDADAIVHEGFDPAQAILPDNGRSFHGYRLLREYFAFPARFLFFSIGGLRAALARATGDEFELTVLFDRHDAALEAAVSARHLALNCTPAVNLFARRADRIQLQPGAREHHVVVDRSRPLDYEVYAVQRLASEQRDDGQSREFRPFHASFAGDDGNHGAYYTVRREPRLVSAQARANGTRTGYVGSETYVSLVDSQCAPYDETMRYLAADTLCTNRDLVLLQPPGDANTFTLRVSAPVDSIVAIRGPSRPRPPIADAQTAWRLIRHLGLARHTLTDLDDDEGAHALRELLGLHADPADAAMRRQIDGVLRVAFSPVFRRLPASGPLMFGRGVQVDVTVDDHAFSGDSPFLLGAVLEQFFARHVSINAFAECVLTSAQRGTLAHWPARVGRRPAI
- the tssE gene encoding type VI secretion system baseplate subunit TssE; translated protein: MDDPRTRDGREGNLRDRLQPALLDRLTDDTPQRASEAPGAQWIGTERLRAAVLRDLAWLLNTRNAEDGFVDWPAFAHAQASVLNYGMRPLVGKPMSGVERMSVEASIRDAIVRFEPRIAPDSIDVRSVTDAPGGRAGERRHNVLLFEIRGTLWSIPHPLEFVLRSDLDLETGAMSLQSVAGA